A DNA window from Engystomops pustulosus chromosome 10, aEngPut4.maternal, whole genome shotgun sequence contains the following coding sequences:
- the TMEM53 gene encoding transmembrane protein 53, with protein sequence MRETDMDFTIELAEPALQGCRWDQQREPVVILLGWAGCKDKHLAKYSSIYHNEGCVVIRYTAAWRTVFFSESFGLGSLRDQAQKLLELLFDYEIDENPIVLHVFSNGGFMLYRYMVELLRSHRQLARLRVVGTVFDSGPGNRNVVGSVRALNTVLSPHTGAALRYLALLLFAVLVFILRILLYPVTRFLHENHYDAMKSHPSLWPHLYLYSRSDTIIAHTDIEKMAEHRRHHRLPTQSVDFEKSEHVSHYRRYPEKYSALCSAFLRDCVRKDSAFTSGIPSY encoded by the exons GATGTCGGTGGGACCAGCAGAGGGAGCCAGTGGTTATCCTGTTGGGGTGGGCTGGATGTAAGGACAAGCACCTGGCCAAGTACAGCTCCATCTACCACAATGAG GGCTGTGTGGTGATCCGGTACACTGCCGCCTGGCGCACGGTCTTCTTCTCGGAATCCTTCGGCCTCGGGTCGCTGCGGGATCAGGCGCAGAAACTTCTGGAGCTTCTGTTTGACTACGAGATTGATGAGAATCCCATCGTGCTGCACGTCTTCAGCAATGGCGGCTTCATGCTGTACCGCTACATGGTGGAGCTGCTGCGCTCCCACCGCCAGCTCGCACGCCTCCGCGTGGTCGGTACCGTATTCGACAGCGGTCCTGGTAACCGCAACGTGGTGGGCTCTGTGCGGGCGCTGAACACGGTTCTGTCCCCCCACACCGGCGCGGCGCTGCGCTATCTGGCCCTCCTCCTCTTCGCTGTCCTGGTCTTCATCCTGAGGATCCTGCTGTATCCCGTCACTCGCTTCCTACACGAGAATCACTACGACGCCATGAAGAGCCACCCCTCCCTGTGGCCgcacctctacctgtactccCGCAGCGACACCATCATAGCACACACAGACATCGAGAAGATGGCGGAGCACCGGCGCCACCACCGCCTCCCCACGCAATCCGTGGACTTTGAGAAGTCGGAGCACGTCAGCCATTACCGCAGGTATCCGGAGAAGTACTCCGCCCTCTGCAGCGCCTTCCTCAGGGACTGCGTCAGGAAAGACTCCGCCTTCACCAGTGGAATCCCCTCCTACTAA